The Candidatus Eremiobacterota bacterium DNA window TCCACAAGTGGCGGTCGAACCACACCGAGTACGCGAGCAAGACGTAGTTGTCGTACGGCGTATGGCGCCCGTGTGCGACCGCGAGCGCGACGATCGCGCCCAGCAATCCCGCCAGAACGGCGTTCACGGCGGCAGGATCTCGTACACTTGCGGCGAGCCGCCGGTGAGGCGGCGCGTGCGATAGCCGGGCAAGCTCGGATCGCCGTCGGAGACGATCGTCACTTGGCGCTCGCGCGCCCAGCGCGCGTAGTCGTCGAGATGGTCGCTCGGCAACGCGCAGACGACGATGCGCTTCCCCAGCGAACGGTCGACGTACGCGGCGTACCCGAGCGGGGTCGCCCAGTCCCACGACGCGACGATGACCGCGCCGTCGCGCGTCCCCGCCGCGACGCGCGCGCCGAGCTCGGCGCCGGCGGCGTCACCGCGCAACGCGAACAGCTCGCGGCCGTGCGCGAGATCGTGCACGATCGCCAGCGCGAGCAGCACCGACGCGACGGCCAGCGCCGGCTCGAGCTGCAACCGCCCGAACGCGCGCACGGTACGATCCGCCGCGACCGCGACGCCGAGCGCGGCGAGCGCGTACAGCGCGAGGACGTAGCGCTCGGGATCGGCTTCGGCCGGATACGACGCGCCGAACAATGCCGGAACGATCCCCGCGATCACCAGCCCGATCCCTGCGAGCGGTGCGCGCGCGACCACGAAGGCGAGCCCGAACAGCGCGACGATCGGCAACCCTTGCGGCAAGTCGGACGACACCTCCGCGCCGTAGCGGTCGAGCGCCGCGCGCACCGCTTCGGGCGTGACGATGCGCGCGAGCGCGTGGTTCGTCCCCCACTCGGTGCCGGCGACGAGCGAACGAAAGCCTTCCAACGTCGCCGGATGATGGTCGTCGAAGAATGGACGACCCGGCGGGATGCCGAGCGCGAGCGTCGGATCGGCGCGGTGCGCGGTGACGTACGCGCTGCGCAGCGGCAAGAACGCGTACGCCGCCAGCACGATCAGCGCCGCGAGCGCGAGCGCGCGCACCGTCGTGCGAAACGGCGGGCGGCGCGCGAACGCCGCGACGACGCCGCCGAGCAACATCAGCACCGTCGTGTTGTCGATCGCGAGCGCGGCGCCGCCGAGCACGATCGCCGGCGCGAGCGCGCGCGGCTCCGCGCGCAGCGCCCAGCGCAGCACCAGCGCGAGCGCGGCGAACGCGACCGCGAAGCCGAGCGGGTGCACGTCGGCGTACGTCCCGCGCAGCCAGACGGGATACGCGAACGCGAAGATCCACCCGCCGAGGATCGCCAGCACCGGCAGCACCTCGAACAGCAGCGCGGTCGCGGTGACGGTCGCGGCGC harbors:
- a CDS encoding DUF2723 domain-containing protein → MPLRLQNALTVACAFAVPLVVLLAAVRTSVGFWDTGDLQTVAWIAGIPYPTGYPGYVLIGWAWTHAIPFAPVAARLNALSAVAVASGAATVTATALLFEVLPVLAILGGWIFAFAYPVWLRGTYADVHPLGFAVAFAALALVLRWALRAEPRALAPAIVLGGAALAIDNTTVLMLLGGVVAAFARRPPFRTTVRALALAALIVLAAYAFLPLRSAYVTAHRADPTLALGIPPGRPFFDDHHPATLEGFRSLVAGTEWGTNHALARIVTPEAVRAALDRYGAEVSSDLPQGLPIVALFGLAFVVARAPLAGIGLVIAGIVPALFGASYPAEADPERYVLALYALAALGVAVAADRTVRAFGRLQLEPALAVASVLLALAIVHDLAHGRELFALRGDAAGAELGARVAAGTRDGAVIVASWDWATPLGYAAYVDRSLGKRIVVCALPSDHLDDYARWARERQVTIVSDGDPSLPGYRTRRLTGGSPQVYEILPP